The Pectinophora gossypiella chromosome 15, ilPecGoss1.1, whole genome shotgun sequence genome segment GTTCCCCGACTGCTGTGACACACTTGACACTGATAAGACCTTCGCCAGTGAGAAGGCCAGTGGAGTCCAATGCTACGTGACAACATGAACATATACAGCCTTATACGTCCCATTATTGGTGACATGCATCGCCTCAATTAATCGATGGATGCATTCATAACCAAAATCATGTTCCTCTTTGTAATCTACGAGTAAATGAATTGCTGAACTGCATTATATGTATTTGTCTGAAACTAAACCCGTAAaactacttaattttatttatattgtttattttttatttaaattaagaatttttACACAAGAGACGACTGCTATATAATATGGAACACGTATGGTAACACGGTGgagaaaaatcaaaatggctgaAAGAGATGGCGCATGCCGGCCATACAAAGTGTTCTGATATTAGTTAACCGTTAGAGGTGGGTAATTTTCGAACAAATACAGGACACGTGAAGTTGCTTTGGCAGCGAGCGCACTCCGCATCATCAGTATTGTTATGAATTAGTAGAACAGGTTTTTGAGTTTAACCCTTGTTTGACGTcgaatataatacatatattatgtttctcaaaccaaaatacaaaaaactaaTTATTGCGCATCTtctgatattttttatcttttatattatgtacaacACAATACTAGAATAACGGGATCACGAATGGAGGCCGAAGTTCAAATCCCGATAGGGACCCTGTAGAAATCAGAGATCAGTTCAGTataattagtaattatatttcaataagataacattttacaataatcacaatGCGCGGGAAAAATTAGGTCTGTCAAAGTACGATatctagtgttgtgacgttcattagcatagtgctGCGTCGGTTGAAAGTAGgttgatcgattcttttctatccaGCAAAACGTACGTATAAAACTAATGCAACTCAAGCAAGATTCAatataaagaagaagaaaagtgaGGAGAAGCAAGTCACTTACTAGGTttaaaatgggagttagcggaaaaaaatgttgtatgaaaagttCTAagctgcataagttagatgcttgaaatttgatatgctctcccacacaaagatctctcttttattacACGCctcgcggacgaagtcgcgggcaaaagctagtaaaaatatatgggattgacatgtcacttcatgtcaatcccatatgtttttataatacaGTCGATTGTCATCAGCGTtgggaaatattacaaaaaatactttttgatccctacctttggttacgacattacagcctaatcacctcattgtccgtaagtaagatgatccgtgcttcgtgcacgttaagccgttagtctcggttactacttactgatgtaagtaagtagtcgttaggtGAATCATGTCGGGGCCTTTGCCttctcaaaagtaaccctgacatcagggttgatgaggttggtaatccaccctcacaacccataccAGAGAAGAAGTCagaatcgtttgcaacttcatcatcagccgtacgacgcccaatACTGAGCataagcctcccccaaggatctccatcatcaccactaatttaatgttgttatgttcgtctctgtatttttttctgtttacttctttatgtaataaaatataattagatgatcaaacgaacttacctgaaGTGAAGTTCGATCTTAATTATCCTGTCTTCGTCGGAGAGATTTAATATGATTACCTGTAGTAGTTCCGCTACGCCTCGAACCACTCGCACATAGTTTAGCGccataagaaagaaagagatagcACTATCTCCATAGGCGCCCGACTACCCAACTAACTCATTTAGTTCAGAGCACAAATTATACTAGACAAACTATAACATTGTTTAGGGGAATAAGAGTTTCACCTGAATTCCAGGGTTGGGGGGGACCTTAAATCTCTCCGACGAAGACAGGATAATTAAGATCGAACTTCACttcaggtaagttcgtttgatcatctAATTATCCTGTCTTCGTCTTTCGAGATTTAATATGATTACCTGTAGATGTTCAGAGATACACATATGCAATGTTATAGGTAGGATCAAAACTAAAATCTTTgtggtataaataataatatattattattctaatcagtCAACAAAACAACTTCTTCTATAACTTAACCAAACAAAGTACATAGCTTCCTTATTGATTTAGTACAGCATTAGCAAATTCACAGTTACTTTCAGTGAATGGTCTATTGTAAAAATTAGCAAATATGGCAGATTGGTCTGACCAACCAGCAGTTCTCCTAATGACGTCGACACTGATTCCTGCTTGATGTGCAGCTGAAGAAGATGCATGTCGAGTGCTATGAGCACAAAATATTGCAGTGTCGATGCCACTAGCAGTCAAAGTCTGTTTTATCCATCGCCCAATTGTTTGAGGAGATGCAGCGTGAAACGGctttttaaaagttaaaatcAATTTGTTATCGACATGACCTCTATTAGAAGATGTAACATTCAAGTAGGTTATTAAAGTCTCTGCAGGACAAACTGCAGGGCGCTGGCGGAAAAAAGGCAGATCAAGTACTGGTTGAGATTTACCTATTCCTGATGTCTTGATTAAATCTGTAATAGTGATCTTTACTTCATTTTGATTTATCATAATATTCGGTATTCTAATCAATGAAAGCGTTTGACATCGTTGGCCAGTAGACAAAGCCAGTAACATAACCaattttttacttaatttttcCAAAGTTAAATTCTCATTAGGATATAAATCAGAAAGATAATTGAGCACAATATTAGGGTTCCACGTACAGTTATACCTAGGGAAGGATGGCTTCAATTTAAACACACCCCTAAAGAATCTTTTGACACGTTCGTCTTGTCCTATATTATTTCCGGAAATAAATGATAAAGCAGAACGATGATTGTTTAATGTTCCATAATTGGAACCCCTTGATAAACATTGTGATAAGAAATCTAACAAATCATATACTTCAATCAGGAATGGATCTAGTCCCCTATCGCTACAGTACAACCACCACTGTTTAAAGCTAGATGTATATTGTATCTTCGTCCTCACCGAAATGGAGGAGAGCATTACAGTCAAAGCCGAACGTGGGACTTTTATTCGAGCGAAGGCTTCCCGGATAATATAGTCGCCACCAGGGAAAGGCGTCGATGCAGCGGATGAACTTCCCTGAAATTAGacgacaataaatatttttcagggGGAAATGTCAGAATTTCCCCTACAACAAGCGATTTGAAGACTGGAAACCATGCTTGAGATGGCCAGTTTGGTACTACTATGATACCGGTTGCCCTATCGACTATCTTTTGTAAAACCTTTAAAATAAGTGAAAACGGTGGAAATGCATAAAAAAACATATCCCATTTTACAGTAAAAG includes the following:
- the LOC126373345 gene encoding uncharacterized protein LOC126373345, which encodes MLSSISVRTKIQYTSSFKQWWLYCSDRGLDPFLIEVYDLLDFLSQCLSRGSNYGTLNNHRSALSFISGNNIGQDERVKRFFRGVFKLKPSFPRYNCTWNPNIVLNYLSDLYPNENLTLEKLSKKLVMLLALSTGQRCQTLSLIRIPNIMINQNEVKITITDLIKTSGIGKSQPVLDLPFFRQRPAVCPAETLITYLNVTSSNRGHVDNKLILTFKKPFHAASPQTIGRWIKQTLTASGIDTAIFCAHSTRHASSSAAHQAGISVDVIRRTAGWSDQSAIFANFYNRPFTESNCEFANAVLNQ